The genomic segment GCCCATCTGCATGGCGCGGGAGCGGTGGCCGAACGAGCGCAGATCATCGGGCGCGAACCAACGCGCGCTGCGGAGCTGGTCGGGCGTTTTCTTCTTGTTGGTCATCGCATTCCTTGTCCGTCCGGAGGATTGGCCCTGCTCTTCTCACAGGCAATCCACCCCCGGCAAGGCGCTGGGCTGGCGGATGGCGAACCTCTGCTATGCACTCAGGCGGGCATATTTGGCGGTGCAGCGCAATAAATCGGCAGCACCGGCCGAAGTGCTTGCCGGCAGACGAGAAACCGCGCAACAATTTCGAGTTGATTGGCTTGATTTGCGGTTGGTGGGACTAACTCCGCCGACTCCGGAGGATTTCAGACGTGGCCAACATCCTGATCGTGGATGACGATCCGGCCGTCCAGTTCACCATCCGGCTGCTGCTGGAACGGGCTGGTCATCACGTGACGGTCGCCGGGGATGGCCGCAAGGGGCTGGCGCTGTTCGAGGCCAGCCGGTTCGACCTGCTGTTTCTCGACATCTTCATGCCCGGCATGGACGGACTGGAGACGATGCGTCACATTCGGGTGCTGGCCCCGGCCGTTCCGATCGTCGTCATCTCCGGCCGTTCGAGCACGCCGGATGCCTATGCGGAGCCGGATTTCCTGAAGATGGCGACCAAGCTCGGCGCGGTCGCCAGCCTGCAAAAGCCGTTCCGGCCCGGTACACTGCTCGCCGTGGTCGCAGATTGCCTGAAGGCCCACGAGCCGGAGGGGTCCGATGTCCGCTCCGGCCGCCGATGACAAGGGCACCTCCTCTGCTGCAAGCCAGAAATGGCGCAGCGATACGGCGGGTCCGGCGAAATTCCCCATGAGAGCAGCAACGACGCTGGCCACGCGGCTGGCCATCGCGATGATCCTGCTGGTGGCGGTTACCGTGGCCGCGGTCGGATGGCTCGGCTATCGCAACACCACACAGGCCGTCATTCCGCGGGTGCTGGAGCGGGTCGAAGCCCAATCGCGCCTGCTCGCGACCAACCTTGAATCCTACGTTGCCGGCGTGCGCGGCGATCTGGTCGGCTATCGCGCCGCAGCGGCGATCAACGGCCTGATCCGCGCTCATGTCGGCGGAGGGATCGATCCCGTGGATGGCGTCTCGGAGCAAACCTGGCGCGAGCGTATCGCGGCACGGCTCGCGGCCGAGATCGAGGCCAAGCCCATCTACGGGCAGTTCAGGATCATCGGCGTCGACAACGACCAGCGCGAACTGGTCCACGTCGATCGCTCCGGACCGAACGGAGCAGTCAGGATCGCCCCGGACGGTGAACTGGAGCGCAAGAGCGACCGAGCCTACTTCCAGGAAGCCATACGGCTCGCGCCCGGCGAGATCTATGTGTCTCCCATCGAGCTCGCCACGCGTCAGGGGGGAACGAGGGCGTCCCACGCGCCGACTTTGCGGGTCGCGATGCCGCTGTTCACAGCCGACGACAAGCCGTTCGGCATCATCGTGGCCAATGTCGACATGCGCCCGGCACTCGACCGGGTCCGTGCGACAACGACCTCCGGCGGAGAGATCCACGTTGTAAACGCGCGCGGCGACTATCTCGTCCATCCCGACCGTATGCGCGAATTCGGCGCAGCGCATGACCGCCCCAACGATTGGCGCAAG from the Bradyrhizobium sp. WBAH42 genome contains:
- a CDS encoding response regulator, translating into MANILIVDDDPAVQFTIRLLLERAGHHVTVAGDGRKGLALFEASRFDLLFLDIFMPGMDGLETMRHIRVLAPAVPIVVISGRSSTPDAYAEPDFLKMATKLGAVASLQKPFRPGTLLAVVADCLKAHEPEGSDVRSGRR